A single genomic interval of Trichosurus vulpecula isolate mTriVul1 chromosome 6, mTriVul1.pri, whole genome shotgun sequence harbors:
- the LOC118855326 gene encoding olfactory receptor 10AG1-like: MAETNLSHVKEFIILGFSDLPNLQDILFGIFLYIYINTLIGNGLIIVITKSDAALQTPMYFFLGNFAFLEICYTSVTLPRMLSDIWTQNKNISLLACAAQLCFFLILVVTESLLLTVMAFDRYVAICKPLYYTVIMNHKMCVQLVVASWITVVPIMVVQTFQVFSLPFCDSNILNHIFCDMPPLMKLACGDKSWNEVLVYAEVSLFGFIPFLLILYSYIRIFITIQKLPSAIGRSKAFSTCSSHLMVVGLFYGSGIIAYLQPKTSCLAGMEKMLSLFYTIITPMFNPLIYSLRNKDIIMAMKKLLSK, translated from the coding sequence ATGGCAGAAACAAATCTCAGCCATGTGAAGGAATTTATTATTTTGGGATTCTCTGACTTACCCAATCTTCAAGATATTCTGTTTGGTATTTTCTTATACATTTACATAAATACCCTGATTGGGAATGGCCTTATTATTGTAATTACAAAATCTGATGCAGCTCTACAAACCCCAATGTACTTTTTTCTTGGAAATTTTGCCTTTTTGGAAATCTGCTACACATCAGTCACTCTTCCTAGAATGCTTTCAGATATTTGGACTcagaacaaaaatatttctttgttgGCCTGTGCTGCTCAACTTTGCTTCTTTCTTATTCTGGTAGTCACTGAGAGTCTTCTCTTGACTGTGATGGCATTTGACCGGTATGTGGCCATCTGTAAGCCACTCTATTATACTGTTATTATGAACCACAAGATGTGTGTCCAGCTAGTGGTTGCCTCCTGGATCACTGTAGTACCTATCATGGTAGTACAAACATTCCAGGTCTTCTCATTACCCTTCTGTGATTCTAATATACTTAATCATATTTTCTGTGACATGCCACCATTAATGAAGTTAGCCTGTGGGGACAAATCTTGGAATGAAGTCTTGGTCTATGCAGAGGTTTCCTTATTTGGTTTTATTCCCTTTCTGTTGATACTTTACTCCTATATCAGAATCTTCATTACCATTCAAAAACTTCCATCAGCAATAGGAAGATCCAAAGCCTTCTCTACTTGCTCCTCCCACCTCATGGTTGTGGGGTTATTTTATGGGTCTGGTATTATTGCATATTTACAACCTAAGACCAGCTGCCTGGCAGGGATGGAAaaaatgctttctcttttctatacCATTATAACTCCCATGTTTAATCCACTGATTTACAGCCTTAGGAACAAGGACATCATTATGGCAATGAAAAAATTATTATCTAaatga